The Treponema phagedenis DNA segment GGCGTATGTTTGTAATAACTAAAGCAATATTAAATTGGTCAGCAAGCTCAATAACTTTTGGATCTTTTACGGAACCTCCAGGTTGAATAACTGCGGTAACCCCATGTTCCGCTAAATGCTGAATAGTGTCTTCAAAAAAGAATCCGTCTGATGCAAGGACTGCCCCTTTAGGAGAGTGTATTGAGCGGGCAATTGATTTCTCTACAGACCAAAATCGTTTTACCTCTCCTTGTCCTATTGCAAGTGTTTGTTTATTTTTTGCAAGTACTATAGCATTTGAGTTAATATTTTTTACCGCCTTCCAGGCAAATAATAAATCATCCATTTCTTCACTACTTGGTTTTCGTTTGCTTGCAAAGGTAAGATCATCCTTCAATACTATACTATCGGCCTCTTGTATAAGCACACCGTTTAATACTTGTCGGGAACTGTAAGGCTCAAATTTAAAACTGTTGATTTTAGGCATTTCCAATAATCGAATATTTTTCTTTTGTGTTAATAGCGTAATTGCATCTTCTGAAAATGAAGGAGCGATCACAATTTCAATAAAAATTTTTGAAATTGCATCTGCTGTTTTGCTGTCCATTTCTCTGTTTACACTGATAATTCCGCCGAAAATAGATTCCGGATCTGCCTCGTGAGTTTTTTCAAAAGCTTCTGAAAGTGTTGCGGCACTTGCAATTCCGCAAGGATTAGTATGCTTAATAGCTACAACAGTCGGCTCGTCAAATTCTTTTAATACTTTGACGGCCGCGTATGTGTCAATTAAATTATTATATGAAAGTTCTTTTCCATGAAGCTGTTTAAATTCAGCCATGCACTCTTCAGATAAATCAGGTTTTTGGTAAAGAGCTGCCTGTTGATGAGGGTTTTCCCCGTAACGTAGAGCTTGAGTTTTTTTATACGTAAAAGAAATTCTTTCGGGAAAAGTTTCGCCTGCTAGCTCATTAAAATAGTTTGAGATTATTGAGTCATAATAAGCGGTATATGAAAAAGCTTTTGCTGCCAGTTTTTTCCGCATTGCCATCTGTGCCTGATCATCTTTTTGTAAAATTGCAAGTACGGCTGCATAATCCGAAGGATCGGTTACGGTATATACATCGGCATAATTTTTTGCTGCGGCTCTAATCATGGAAACTCCGCCTATATCAATATTTTCAATAATGGCAGCATGATCTTCTTTGTCTTTTTTTAAAGCCGCTTCAAAAGGATAGAGATTATTTACAATCATATCAATAGGATTAATATGCAGTTGTTCGCAATCTTCTTTATCGGTTTTTAAATTTCGTCGAAATAATATGCCTCCATATAAAATAGGATGTAAGGTTTTAACTCTTCCCCCCAATATTTCAGGAAAGCCGGTAATCTTACGTACATCTTGTACCGGAACTTTTGCTTTTCGAAGGAACTCTGCGGTTCCTCCGGTAGAAATAATTTGCCATCCCTGTTTTATAAGTCCGTTTGCAAAATCAGCAATATCCGTTTTGTCATATACGGAAATTAAGGCGGTTTTCATATTTACTCCTAGAAATTATTTAAAAGAGAGTAGCGGTTATTCTCATACATACCGCAAGCTTTCAATGAACGGAAGTATACCACAGCAAAAAAAAATAAAAAAGCGGGATGAGCTTTTTTATTTTTAACTCACAAAAGGTATATGCAGAAAATACATCTGGCGATAATCTGAGATGAAAGTTTTAAGCTTTACTGCTGCGTGTATTGCTCTATTGTATCGCTTAAATGCTCAAGTTTTATTCCCGCCTGCTTGAACATAGCGATTGTATCATTTGCATCGTGATATCGTTTTTCTGCAACAACTCGTACAATACCGCAATTTATAATCAGCATTGCGCAAGTTCTGCATGGAGTCATTTTACAATAGAGTGTTGCCCCATTGATGGCGATGCCGCGCCGTGCTGCCTGACAAATTGCATTTTGTTCGGCATGAACGGTACGCACACAGTGTTGGGTAATGCTTCCGTCTTCGTGTTGCATTTTTTTTAGCTGATGACCGACTTCATCGCAGTGCGGTAAACCTGTAGGCGATCCCACATAACCGGTTACCAATATTTGATTGTCCCGAGCAATAACACAACCTGAACGCCCCCGATCACAGGTAGCGCGCTTCGCAATTGCATGACAAACTTCCATAAAATATTCATCCCAGGTAGGACGTTTATATTCTTCTGTTAATTTTTCCATTCTATACCTTCCAAAAATTAAAATTTTGATTTTTATTTATAACGCATCGCAGCTTTTTATTAAAGCGATCGATATAAATTGTATATATTCACTACTTACATCCCTCAGATAGAATTAAGGTACGCAAAAAGCTGCGGTAAATAGGCAGCACTTGGACTTTGCGTACTATTACAACGTTTTGTAATTAAGCTGCCGTTATACTAATCGGGGCATTAATAATAACGGCTTGCAGATTCAGCATTACTATGGTAAATTGCGCAAGGGCGAAGTTACAGTAAATTTCTAAAACTTCGCCCTTGTGCTGAGTTTTTTTTCATAAAATTTTTATAGTTCGTATAAAATATATTAAAAAACGCTACACTATGAATGCGTTAGGTGTTTTCAAGTAGTTTTTAAAAACCTAAAGCTAATCCCAGCTTTACTCCGGCTCCCGAAACTGAATAAAAATTTCGTGCAAAAGAATTTGAGGCAAGAGAAACCGCTAAAGAAAAAACAGCCCATCGTGAATCTAAGTAAAAGCAAATTTCATTTTGCCAGATTCTATCTAAATAACTGAGAGAAAGGTATGCTCCAAGCACTTTTGCAAATTTACTTTCCAACTTTAATTTAAAATCGGCATAGTATGGTTTTGCATTTACAATGGGGAGTCCGATACTTGTGCTTAAAATAAGGTAGTTGTTTTTTAATGGTCTGAAGTCGGCTCCTGCCCAAAGTTTGCAGGTTCTCATGACTCTTTTTTTTGGTAAAGAGTATACGGGATCGGCTTGTTCCGAATGATATTTTATATATTCCTTTGTCTCTTTTTCCAAATTATTGAGGAAATTATCTACTTCCGCATCAAAATGAAATTTAAAATTCATTCCTTTATCTAAAAAAGTCGGCACAATCGGAAGATGCGTCACTGCAAAATTTACCGTTGCCCAATCAGTTGGGATGTATTCTCCTCCAACCGTTACATCGAATCCTCCGTTTTTAAGTATTTTTTTTGCAAGCTGCCGAGGGGTAATATTTTCTTCATTATTAAAAATTGGCAGAGGCGTATAGATTAAGGCATCAACATCAGTACTGATAGTTATTTTTCCTGTTTCCTGATCGGTTTTCAATACGTAGTTTGCAATTGAACCGTTTTGGAAAAAGATCGGACAAAAATAGTTTCCTTTTATGTATATGCCATAATTCTGTTTTTTCATTTTATACAAGAGGCTCGCTTCCGCATATGCTTCGGCTCTTCCGTTTGTGTGTCCGCTTATTTCTGAGATACCTTTGTTGCCCTTTCCTAAAAAATCCAATACGTTTTTCGGAATGTTTTGCCATGCATACATGTTTGCGCTGATGCTGAATGTTACCGAATGCGCATCAAAAAAGGTCATAGTGGTATAGTCCGTAACATCGGCAAAAGCGCCTACTTCAAAACCTCTATGAGTGCTTTGTTTTGCAATTTTTGTAAGATCAACTACGAGTGTTTCCTTGAAAAAATCCGGAATATGTATTGCGGAGTTAGCGGCTGTTGCGGATACGGATAACCCCTTTCTTAGAGAGAACGCCCGCGGTCTCTTTTCTTTTGGTTGGGGAATCACTATTTCTTCCTCTTCATCTATACCGTCAATTATTATAGGCTCTACTGAAAACTCTCCTTCATCTGCCTGATATTTTGATAACTCAATTTCTTCGGCAAAAATTGTAATAACAGAAATCGATAGAAATATTGAAAATAATAAAAGTTTTTTCATTTTATTAATGCTCCTTAGAACCTGTCATATCATAGGTATAATCGATATCGGTATTCGCAATAATGGAAAGATTTGCTTTTAGTTTCGCATCTCGTTCAATATAGTAATTTCCTTTAGGAATTTTCATAACGATCTCGGGAATAAAGGGAATAGTGTCTTTAATTTTTTGTAGTTCTTGTCCGGTAAAAAGAATTTGCGCTTCATTGCTTGCCTGTCCAACCATAAGTTCTTTTGGGTCAAATATCGGTTTTTTATCCTTATCAAAGGCTTGCAAGGTAAACGCTGATGCTAAACCTGTTGTGTTTTCCACTTTTGCACATAGCAAAACAGAGTGTAGATACTGGGAGATTGTATCGACAGTCGAGGATGTACTTCCCTGCTCTCTTCCAAAGATATCCGTTCGCTTTTCGTCCATAATGTCAGCAAAAGAGAGGGTGCTGTCTTCTGTAACTTCAAATCCCACAGGAACATCAATAAGTATATCTGCCTGAAGTTTGGTGTTTCTGTCTTTATCCAAAAGAAGTTTGATATCCTCTTTATTGAGTATGATTTCTCCAAGGTCAAATTCATAATATATTTTTAAGCTTTCAGGATATTCGTTAATAATATCCATAAATGTTGCCCACGCATTATTATCTTTTTCTTTTTTTAATTTTACTGCATTTTCGGGGATTTCTCCTGTGTACGGAATTTTTTCATCAGCGAGCGGAATTGGTAAGCTTTTTTCTTTTACTTCTTTTTCTACATAGTCCGCCGTTGCGGGATCATTGTTGGAAGCCATAATTATTTTCTGCTTTTCTCCTGTGGAATTTGTCGTATTTGCCCATATTTTTACCTTCGGTTTGACTTTTTTATCTTTAAGAGCCGGAGATCCTATGTAAAAGTATGCGGGAATTTCATGTATTTTTAAATGAGATTTTTTGAGGATTGCGGAAACTTCCGACAAATCAATATATGTACTGTCTTCCGGATAACTGTCTTTTACTGTTTGACCGCTGTCAACCGTAAGCGTTTTCCAATCAAAAATTATTTTTACCTTTCCTTTAAACGAAAGTTCTTGTCCGCTTGAAATATTGTATACGGTTATTGTTTTATTAACTTCGTCATACCCCGGAGGAAAAATTTTTACGGTAAAATCAATATCGGGGTTTCGCCCAAATTTTATTTTTAAATTTTTTCCTCCTTCAATTTTTTTCGTTGTTGTTTTATCGGCAGGGAATTCTTCCGTTGTTTCCGGTATGTTAAAAGCTTTTGATTTTGCTGTTGTTTTGATAGTATTTTCAGAACCGCTTCCTTGTGGAAGACCGTTTTGAATTTCAATTTCCGCTATTACCTTATTAAATTCTATTGCTGTAAGCCATTTTTGTACATCTTGAGAAAATTTTTGCTTGTATTTATATTCCAAATTATGTTCCGGCTTAAAAGAGACCGAGTCAAATTTTTCTATTTTTATTTCTGTTTGTAAGGGTATCGGTTCAGTTTCCGTAATTGTCGCATTGTTAAAAACTATTTGCATTGTTGCGGACACGTTTATCGGATTTTTGTTAACGGTTTGATTAGTCAGTGATAGTGCCGTATTAGAAGGAGTAAAACCGGGATCCCTAAAGTAAAGCCCGTCTGTTTGTTGAATAGAGCGCTTGATGTTCGGTATTATTCCTTTCCAAGCGGCAGGTAAAATCGCTTGCATTTTTGCCTCACCTACAGCTATTTTTGCCGATTGAAATTTTTTATCAATATCCAACGGAAAAGAAATTTCGGGAATACTAACTTCTATCGGATCAATAGTAATTCCTTCGGCTTTTTTTATTTTTCCTTCTAATTTATAAGCTACCTGTATAGGTATATTGCTTTCATCTTTATTTGATTTTACCATAAGATTTATGGTTGCCGAAGGAGAGAGTGATTTATTTGAAAGATTAAAACGGATAGGATCGGTTGGGGCTGTTCCGTTCCATCTTGCCACGGTTTCTGAACCGTTCATAAGAGTAGCTTTTTCAACCGCATAAAAATCTTGGCTCGGAACTCCTCTGGTAACAGTGATGATTAAAGAAGAGTTTTCGCCGAATTCCAGTTTTTGAAAGCCTTTAAAACCGATAGCTAAAAGATTTGCCGGAACCTGTGTCAGACTTGATTTTGAAACGCGTGGAATACTAAGGCTGTTTTTGCCTTTTCCGATTGCGTTTAATAATCCGGTATTTATATCGGAAAAAGGAATATGCACTGTTTGCGATGTTTCGATTTTTGGTGTAACAAAAGAAATTTGTTGTTCTTCCATTTCTGCGCTGAGTGTATCTCCTATAACATCCGCATAATTATCAAAATTAAGGTCAATATCCGTGATTGAGTAATGAATAAGGTATCTTAACTGCTTTTTTCTATTGGGATCCTGTTCGGATTTCGGAATATAATCATATACTGCAATTCTTTTTATCGTATTTGCTTTAGTTTTTTCATCTTTCGTCTTGTCGGTTAATATTTTTTGAATCTTTTCTTTAGAAAGATAGGAATTTGCGCTAAACTCTCTAACTCCAAGGGGGGCTTCTAAAGTCGGCTGTACTTTTATTTGTATTTTATTAAAAGGCTTGAAACTGCAGGCAAAAAAGAGGGATACCAAAAACGTTAGCGGTATTGATAGTTTAATTATGTTTTTCATACATACTTCTCCCATAAAAAGTTTTTCCAAGTGCTTTTGTGAGGCAGAGCCTGAAAAAGCATACTATTCGGGCGATATTTTGTCGAAGAGTTTCAAAAGATCAAATTCGCCGATAAAAATTGCACTATTTTAAATATTTTTCTATATATATCTCTATAAAGAATTATAAGGTCATTTGTTAAAACAGTATAGCATTCTTTTTTCTATTATTCAATTAAAATGAAATAATTGAAATATATAATCGCTTATTTTTACTATTCGGTGTTTTTAAGGCCTATCTTTCCATAAATATACAGTATTTTTATTATTGGCTTTTTTCTTTTTTTTGTAGTATTTTATATGCTATGAGCATGAAAGATGGAGCAGTTGCGAACACATGGAGAACGGAAAGCGCTGCAGAAAGCATAAAATTACGTTTACCCGAAGCGGTTTCCCCCGCTTTTATACGTTTGATCGAAGAAGCGGAAGAAGCTGATGCAAAAGCTCTGCGCCGGCAAGTTTTTGCCGCTGAAACGGAAAAAATTTCGCTTCCCTATGAATCCGCCGATCCGCTCGGAGAAAGTAGATATTGTGTTACTCCCTTCTTGGTTCATCAATATACAAATCGGGTTCTTATGCTTACATCGGGGCGCTGTCTTTCATATTGTAGATATTGTTTTCGACGCGGGTTTACCGCTCGCCGGCAAGGTTGGATCCCTGATACCGAGATAGAAAAAATAACGGATTATCTTAAACAGAATCCCGATATCAAGGAAATACTGGTTTCAGGCGGGGATCCTATGAGCGGCACTCTTGGGCAACTTGAGGCTTTGTTAAAAAGATTACGGCAAACATCGCCCGAATTACTTATACGGCTTTGTACTCGGGCACCAATCTTTGCTCCAGAGCTTTTTACGGAAGAACTCTTGCAATTACTAAAATCAATGAAACCTCTTTGGATTATCCCTCACATAAACCATCCGGCAGAGCTTGGTTTTGAGCAAAAAAAAGCGATTGACTCGTGTATAAATGCGGGGCTTCCTATGCAATCGCAGTCAGTGCTTTTGCGTGGCGTCAATAATTCTGTAGAAACTCTTTGTGCACTTTTTCATACACTTGTCTGTATGGGAGTAAAACCGGGCTATTTGTTCCAAATGGATCTTGCTCCCGGCACGGCGGAATTCCGCGTCCCACTTTCACAAGCTCTGGGCCTCTGGAGAGAATTGAGAAAAAAGCTTTCAGGACTTTCATTACCGCAGTTTGCGGTTGATTTGCCCGGTGGCGGGGGAAAGTTTCCTCTTTCAATTCTTGCACTTTATGACACCATAGTAAAAAAAGACGATGCAGATTCCTTTTCTGCACTTGGACTTGACGGAAAAGTATACACATATCCTGTCTGAATGTATAAAAAATCATACGGGAGGCTCTTGTATTTTTCTTAGGCTGAAATCTCTAATGCTATATATGCATATAGTGTTATTTATCTGAAAATAACAGAAAAAGGACACTAATCAACTTTTCTAAAGAAATATTTTTTCTCTTTTTTTGGCATGATCATTGCTTAATAATAAGTGAGGAGTTTGCAATGGGTGAAAATATATTCTCGCAGTATTTAAAAGATATTAAACGATATCCGCTTTTAACTGCTCAGGAAGAATTATGTCTTGCTGATAAGATTCAAAACGGAGATCGAGGCGCACTTCAACAACTTATCAATTCTAATCTGCGCTTAGTAGTAAAAATGGCAAAAGATCGGACACCCTCCGAAAATCTTTTAATGGATTTAATACAAGAAGGAAACATGGGGTTAATGATCGCCGCTGAAAAATTTTCTTCATCGTTTAATGCCCGTTTTTCTTCGTATGCGTGCTGGTGGATACGGCAATCATTAAATCGATATCTTAACGGTAAACATGAAACAATTCGCTTACCGTTTCGAAAAGCCGATCTTCTGCGTAAAATAGAAAAGACAATAGATCTTTTTAAGGAAAAATATAGACGCACTCCCTCTTATGAAGAGATAGCTGAAATCATTCAGGTTCCTCTGAAGTCAGTGATACAGATGTGCGTGTTTACTGAAAAACCGATAAGTTTTGATAGCCCCTTGCAGATTCATTTTTCGGCAAATTTATATGATTTAACCGAAAATAATGACTATAATCCTGAAAAAGAATATTTTAGAAAAGTACAAATAGAAGCTTTCAGAAAATTCTTGCAAAATACATTAAAATCTCGCGAGAAAGACATTATTGAAGAAAGACTTCCTATTACAGATAAAAATCCTAAGTCCTTACGCTCTTTAGGTATAAAATACGGTATTTCCGCAGAGTCGGTACGTCAAACCGAAATTCGAGCACTGAAAAAACTGCGCATGCATGAGAAATATCTAAAATCTGAATTTTTTTACTAATACTGTTTCTTGCTAAACTCAATCTTTAAAGCGAATGTCTTGCCAATATTGGTTGTATATTTCAAGATATTCGCCGAGATCTTTTTTAAGCACACAGTGTTTGATATCTTCCTCGGTATAATGGGGCTTTTCTTTTTGGTATTTGCCGGCTTCGGTATGAATTGTAGGAGGAAAGCCGAAGCTGTCTAAAAACTCGGCATAATTTTCCGGCTCAAGGATAAAGTTGATAAACTGATGCGCAAGTTCTATGTTTTTAGCTCCTTTTGGAATACAGAGGCTATCCATATAAAGGGGCGATCCCTTCTCTTGCGGGATAAAAAAATCAACCGAATCATACATTGAATCGGGGATTTCTTCAAAAATCGCTTCAGCATATCCGTGTACTACAAGAAAATCCCCCGATGCAAAGGATTTTGCAAAACCGTCCGCGTCGAATTTAATAAGGTTTGGCTTCCAGTTCTTGTTAACAAGTTCTGCCGCCTTTGCGACTTCTTTTTCGTTTGAAGTGTTGACATCATAACCACGGTAGGCAAGGGCTGCCCCCAATACTTCCCGCATATCGTCCATCATGGTCATGCGATCATGCAATTCTTTATGCTCAAAAATATTCCAGCTATGTTCATAGTTTTTTACTTCGTTTTTGTTTACCGCAATTCCTGCGGCGCCCATGTAATACGGCACCGAATATTCCATATTTGGATCATAGACCATACGATTTTGAACCTCTTTTTTGATATATTTCACATTCGGTATTTTTGAAAGATCGATTTTTTCAAGCATATTTGTTTTTTTCATAATTGATACATAGTCTGCCGAAGGCACTACTATATCATAACCCACGCCTCCTGCCATGAGCTTTGCAAACATATCTTCATTTGAGGCATAATCATCATAGACAACCGTTACGCCATACTTGTCTTCAAATTTTTTGATAACCGAATCCGGTGTGTAATAGGTCCAATTATATAGATAGAGTGTCGGTTGGTTTGTTTTATTACATGCTCCAAGGAGGAAGGTTATCCCCAGTACGGTAAACAACGTGTGTAATGTATGTTTCATTTTTCTTCCTTAAAAATAAAATTTAATTTTCAGATTTTTAAACTCTTAGTTTGAAGCCGCAATGGTTTTTAAGAAATTCCGCAGTAAGTACGCAATGGCGATTGTTCCTAAAACCATGATAAGCGAAAGCGCATTGATTACCGGCGAAATACCGTAGCGCACCATCGAAAACACATACAAGGGGAGGGTAGTGGAGCCCGGTCCCGATACAAAAAAGGTAATAACAAAATCTTCCAAGGAGAGCGTTACCGACATCAAAAAACCAGAAAGAATACCGGGCATGATTGCCGGTATGATTACCTTGTATAGTGTTTGCCACTCATTTGCGCCAAGATCGCGGGCAGCCTCTACAATGGAAAAATCAAAATCATCAAGGCGGGCAAGTACCAGCAAAAAGATAAAAGGTAAACAGAATGTTATATGCGCGATAATAATACTTGCCAAGCCGAGCGGTATGTTTATTGCCGAGAAAAAAATCAGCATGGACATACCGATAATGACTTCCGGCAGCACCATCGGCAAAAAGCTTATGGTTTGTGCATAAAACCTTCCTTTAAAACGGTACCACTGCACGCCGATCGCCGCAAACGATCCGATAACGGTAGAAATAAAGGCGGAAACAAAGGCTATTATCAAACTGTTTTTAAATGATAACCAAAGCTTTGCAGAATCAAAGAAAAGCTCTTGATACCATCGCAATGAAAAGCCTGTCCATACGATTGCTTTACCGTCATTAAACGAAAAAATACCGATTACAATAAGCGGCAAAAAAAGAAACAAGAGCACCAATATAAGTACGACTGCGGAAAAAGAAAAGTGTGTATCCTGTGCGGCTTTTAAGGAATGCCGTGCAGGCTCTGATCCTTGCTTCTTTTTTCCAAACTTTGCAACAAATTTTCGATAAACTGTCTCCGGCGATTTTTGATATTGATCGGGCAAAGCTTGCAGTTTTTGCTTGTCGGTTATTTTTTCACTCATACGGGACCCCCTTGTTTTTTATTTGCAAGAGCCTGTTTCACACTTAACATCATCATCCAAATAACTCCGGCTGTGCTGACAAGGGCGATAAGTACCGAGAATGCGGAGGCAAGCGGCCAGTTTCGTATTTTGGTTACCTGATCCACAATCACATTCCCAATCATATACGAGTTTTTTCCGCCGACCAAAAGCGGTACCGTATAGGCGCCAAATACCGGAATAAAGGTAAAGATCACGGAGGTAACGATCCCCGCACGAACATTCGGCAACATAACCTTTCGGATCGCACCGAATTTGGTTGCGCCTAAATCCCTTGCCGCCTCTAAAAGAGAAAAATCAAATTTATCGATCGCCGAAAAAATCGGGAAAATACTGTAGGGTAAATACATATACACCAGCACCATTACCACCGATGCCTGATTATACATCAGCGGCAAACTCTTTTGGATAAGTCCGAATTTTTTTAACGCTTCATTCAAAAAACCCTGATTTCCCAATATGGCGATCCACGCATTGATTCTGATAAGCGAGTTAGTCCAAAAAGGTATGATAATTAAAAACAAAAAGATAATCTGATATTTACTGCGGGCAATAGCATAGCCGGCGGGCAGTGCAAGCAAAATACAAATAAGCGTTACCAAAAAGCTTACCCAAAGAGTGCGCATAAAAAGAATTCCATAACTTGCGGTAAACAATTTTACATACGCAATCGGAGAAAACTGCCACAATACCCCGCCGTATAAACCTTTTTTAAGAAAACTATATACGGCAATAATAACCAACGGCATAACAAAAAAAACAGTAAACCATGCGGACATCGGAAAAGTATACCAAAAACCGCGGTTTTTTAAGCTTGATTTGCTCTTGCTCATGCTTCTATATCCTCAACAATATAACCGTCGCCTGCCGACCAGGATACATAGACCGTATCTTTCCATTCAATTTCGGGGCCGTCATCAAGATAATTCTGATGTTGCTTAAACGTTTGTATGATCGTGCCGTTTTCAAGCTTTACAAAAAACTTGGACTGAAAACCTGAATAAATAGGCTCCTCAACAATACCCTTAAAAACATTCAACTCTTTTGTGTTTGATGCAGGCTTATCCAAGGATATACGTATTTTTTCAGGACGTATCGTAACGCAAACTCGCTGACCCGGCTCCGTTCGGTCATAATCCGTTATCTTCACAATCTTGTCGAGTTCGGGAATATCCAAACTCACCATAAACTCGTCGTTTTCAATCGGTTGACATTCGGTTACCGTTGCTACAAAACTATTAGTTTCGCCGATAAATTTTGCAACAAAATCGGTTGCCGGCTGCTCATAAATTTCGTAAGGCGAGCCGATTTGCAGCACCTTCCCGCGATTCATCACCGCAATTTGGTCGGAAACGGAAAGCGCCTCGCTTTGATCGTGAGTTACAAAAACAAAGGTAATACCGATTTTATCATGCAAACGGTCAAGCTCGATCAGCAAATTGGAACGCAGTTTTGCATCGAGAGCGGAAAGCGGCTCGTCCAAAAGCAGTACGCTCGGCTCGTTAATAAGCGCTCGTGCAATGGCAACACGCTGTTTTTGTCCGCCGGAAAGCTGGTTCGGTTTTTTATTGCTATGCTCTTCCAGCTGCACCAAATGAAGGTATTCTTCCACCTTTGCATCAATTTCGGTTTTTGCATATTTACGCAGCCGCAGCGGAAAAGCAATATTTTCATATACGGAAAGATGGGGAAACAAGGCGTAGGTTTGAAAAACCGTATTGGACTGCCGTTTATTCGCGTCAATTCCTACCATATTAACGCCGTCAAAAGCAACAATTCCCTCATCGGGATGTTCAAAACCCGCGATAATCCTCAGCAGTGTCGTTTTTCCGCACCCCGAGGGCCCCAATAATGAGAAAAACTCTCCCTTTTTAATGCTGATATTTGCATTTTGTAACGCATGAAAATCTCCAAAAGACTTGGACACATTCTCAATAGAAATATCACACCCTTTCACTGTGCCGAGCACCTCCCTTGTATAAAATTCAAATGTAAAAGGTACAGTGTGGCATTTACAGGTTTGTGTCAATACTTTTAAAATAATTTCTCAAAAAACTTTTACCATAGAATGCCCGCAATATCAAAATAAATAAAACGAGCCCGACACGGCACAAGGGCGAAACCTTGGAATTTCCACCATTGTTTCGCCTACGAGTTTTGCCTGTTTACTTAGCCGCTCAGGCAAAACATCGTTTGGAATTTGGCAACGGTGAGCGGTTTACCACAGGCTTGAAAGTTTTTTTCACTAAGATATTGCAAAAAAGACACGTTCAAAGTCTATTCTCAAGAAAAAACAGAGCTGACGAGCATGCACTATTAATTTAGAGATATATGCAATTGCTGTATACACAATGGCAGGTTAGCACCGTACCATCCAAAACAGATTAACTAATTATAGAATAGTTACCGAGCAAACAACTTTAAAATCTCTCTATAAAAAACTATAGTTTTTTAAATAGTCATGGATTTTAATGAAACCTGCGCTCATTTGCAATTGTGGTTGTCGGTCCGTGTCCGGGATATACTTTTACCTCGGGCGGAAGACGCATCAGTTTAATAAGAGAGTTATGCATGTCTTGAGGGTTTGAACCCCATAAATCGGTTCTTCCAATCGAGCAATAAAAAAGGGTATCGCCGGCAATAAGTGCTTTTTCTTTTTCATTATATAAACAAATGCTTCCTTCGCTGTGTCCCGGAGTATGGATGACAAGCCAATCCCCGATAGTATCGCCGTCTTTTAACAAAGCGGTCGGCTCAGGCAGGCTCTTTTTATATGAGTCGATCAGAAAACCTGCACC contains these protein-coding regions:
- a CDS encoding extracellular solute-binding protein, producing the protein MKHTLHTLFTVLGITFLLGACNKTNQPTLYLYNWTYYTPDSVIKKFEDKYGVTVVYDDYASNEDMFAKLMAGGVGYDIVVPSADYVSIMKKTNMLEKIDLSKIPNVKYIKKEVQNRMVYDPNMEYSVPYYMGAAGIAVNKNEVKNYEHSWNIFEHKELHDRMTMMDDMREVLGAALAYRGYDVNTSNEKEVAKAAELVNKNWKPNLIKFDADGFAKSFASGDFLVVHGYAEAIFEEIPDSMYDSVDFFIPQEKGSPLYMDSLCIPKGAKNIELAHQFINFILEPENYAEFLDSFGFPPTIHTEAGKYQKEKPHYTEEDIKHCVLKKDLGEYLEIYNQYWQDIRFKD
- a CDS encoding ABC transporter ATP-binding protein produces the protein MLGTVKGCDISIENVSKSFGDFHALQNANISIKKGEFFSLLGPSGCGKTTLLRIIAGFEHPDEGIVAFDGVNMVGIDANKRQSNTVFQTYALFPHLSVYENIAFPLRLRKYAKTEIDAKVEEYLHLVQLEEHSNKKPNQLSGGQKQRVAIARALINEPSVLLLDEPLSALDAKLRSNLLIELDRLHDKIGITFVFVTHDQSEALSVSDQIAVMNRGKVLQIGSPYEIYEQPATDFVAKFIGETNSFVATVTECQPIENDEFMVSLDIPELDKIVKITDYDRTEPGQRVCVTIRPEKIRISLDKPASNTKELNVFKGIVEEPIYSGFQSKFFVKLENGTIIQTFKQHQNYLDDGPEIEWKDTVYVSWSAGDGYIVEDIEA
- a CDS encoding ABC transporter permease, which gives rise to MSEKITDKQKLQALPDQYQKSPETVYRKFVAKFGKKKQGSEPARHSLKAAQDTHFSFSAVVLILVLLFLFLPLIVIGIFSFNDGKAIVWTGFSLRWYQELFFDSAKLWLSFKNSLIIAFVSAFISTVIGSFAAIGVQWYRFKGRFYAQTISFLPMVLPEVIIGMSMLIFFSAINIPLGLASIIIAHITFCLPFIFLLVLARLDDFDFSIVEAARDLGANEWQTLYKVIIPAIMPGILSGFLMSVTLSLEDFVITFFVSGPGSTTLPLYVFSMVRYGISPVINALSLIMVLGTIAIAYLLRNFLKTIAASN
- a CDS encoding ABC transporter permease gives rise to the protein MSKSKSSLKNRGFWYTFPMSAWFTVFFVMPLVIIAVYSFLKKGLYGGVLWQFSPIAYVKLFTASYGILFMRTLWVSFLVTLICILLALPAGYAIARSKYQIIFLFLIIIPFWTNSLIRINAWIAILGNQGFLNEALKKFGLIQKSLPLMYNQASVVMVLVYMYLPYSIFPIFSAIDKFDFSLLEAARDLGATKFGAIRKVMLPNVRAGIVTSVIFTFIPVFGAYTVPLLVGGKNSYMIGNVIVDQVTKIRNWPLASAFSVLIALVSTAGVIWMMMLSVKQALANKKQGGPV
- a CDS encoding MBL fold metallo-hydrolase, whose amino-acid sequence is MIIKQFVLGDFSTNTWLVPFAEHEMLVIDPADSAEKIIKFLQQNEITKIKIILTHGHFDHLVAVPDLYEAFPQSPVLIHKNDAHFLGKDALKYHRRLFSYMGAGFLIDSYKKSLPEPTALLKDGDTIGDWLVIHTPGHSEGSICLYNEKEKALIAGDTLFYCSIGRTDLWGSNPQDMHNSLIKLMRLPPEVKVYPGHGPTTTIANERRFH